In the Nitrospirota bacterium genome, one interval contains:
- the rnc gene encoding ribonuclease III gives MPVSSSEYTKEIEEILGYSFKNKKLLLTALTHKSFHHENAGKVKTHNERLEFLGDSVLGLIIAEMLYLHERPLSEAEMSKMKSYLVKEAVLFEMASRLALGKYLRLGKGEESTGGRSKRSVLSDAFEAVVGALFLDSDYATARSVILKLFIDKIPAVLSRQEGYDCKSELQEKCQSIFGLLPEYRIVKQEGEEHRKVFTAEVYINGCLYGSGTGKSKKEAQMAAAKGALERIVQGEAAKK, from the coding sequence ATGCCTGTCTCATCTTCGGAATATACAAAGGAAATTGAGGAAATCCTCGGGTATTCCTTCAAGAACAAGAAGCTCCTGCTCACTGCGCTTACCCACAAATCCTTTCATCACGAAAATGCGGGAAAGGTAAAGACCCACAACGAACGGCTCGAGTTCCTCGGCGATTCGGTCCTCGGCCTCATCATCGCCGAGATGCTCTATCTTCATGAGAGGCCCCTGAGCGAGGCCGAGATGTCGAAGATGAAGTCCTACCTGGTGAAGGAGGCGGTGCTCTTCGAGATGGCCTCCCGGCTCGCCCTCGGCAAATACCTGCGGCTCGGGAAGGGCGAGGAGTCGACCGGCGGCAGGAGCAAGCGCTCCGTGCTCTCCGACGCCTTCGAGGCGGTGGTGGGGGCGCTCTTTCTCGACAGCGACTACGCAACGGCACGGTCGGTCATCCTGAAGCTCTTCATCGATAAAATCCCCGCCGTACTCTCGCGGCAGGAGGGGTATGACTGCAAGAGCGAGCTGCAGGAGAAGTGCCAGAGCATCTTCGGGCTGCTCCCCGAATACCGGATCGTGAAGCAGGAGGGCGAGGAGCACCGGAAGGTGTTTACCGCAGAAGTCTATATCAACGGCTGTCTTTACGGCAGCGGTACCGGAAAGAGCAAAAAAGAGGCCCAGATGGCTGCCGCCAAAGGGGCGCTCGAGAGAATCGTTCAGGGCGAAGCCGCAAAGAAATAA